From Virgibacillus natechei, the proteins below share one genomic window:
- the ytzI gene encoding YtzI protein, with protein sequence MAIYVVAIISILVVAFVLILSLVTISKGYAYKHSVDPLPDEEVQEQNSEEKEVQ encoded by the coding sequence ATGGCAATATATGTTGTAGCGATTATTTCTATACTAGTTGTGGCATTCGTTTTGATTCTATCATTGGTTACGATTTCAAAAGGGTATGCTTATAAACATTCGGTTGACCCACTTCCAGATGAAGAGGTTCAAGAACAAAATTCGGAGGAGAAAGAGGTGCAATAG
- a CDS encoding Gfo/Idh/MocA family protein → MKFSTIGTSWITESFIKAAKHSGKASLSSIYSRSEETAKEFADKNQADNWYTDLDLMLEEDTEFIYIASPNSMHVEHILKCIENKKHVFCEKPMAITEEQLNVVTIQAKKQGVFIFEGYRHLFTPNYQTLKDALPQVGQVRSVLLQYIQYSSRYDMYKQGNVPNILSKEFAGGALMDLGVYPLSMAVDLFGEPKEVDYFPVLLSNGIDGSGTLIVTYEDFNVTIMCSKIAQGTISSEIHGEKGTLTMDHLAPIQSLELYDLKSKETQELAKPQSDLDMVYEVEAFVKMIEENDNAYHDWLLERSRHVVSGLEKARKKQGILFPGE, encoded by the coding sequence TTGAAGTTTTCAACCATTGGAACAAGCTGGATAACTGAATCATTCATTAAAGCTGCAAAACATTCAGGTAAAGCAAGTCTTTCCTCTATTTATTCACGTTCAGAAGAAACAGCTAAGGAGTTTGCTGATAAAAACCAGGCAGATAACTGGTATACAGATTTGGATTTAATGTTGGAGGAAGATACGGAATTCATTTATATTGCGTCACCTAATAGCATGCATGTTGAGCATATATTAAAATGTATTGAAAATAAGAAACATGTTTTCTGTGAGAAACCGATGGCAATTACGGAAGAACAATTAAATGTAGTAACGATTCAAGCCAAAAAGCAGGGCGTTTTTATTTTTGAAGGATATAGACACTTATTCACGCCTAATTATCAAACTTTAAAAGATGCATTACCGCAAGTTGGACAGGTTCGTAGTGTGTTGTTACAGTACATTCAATACTCTTCACGCTATGATATGTATAAACAAGGAAATGTTCCAAATATACTATCCAAGGAATTTGCTGGTGGCGCATTAATGGATTTAGGCGTTTATCCACTAAGTATGGCAGTTGATTTATTTGGAGAACCAAAAGAGGTTGATTATTTTCCTGTATTATTATCAAATGGAATTGACGGAAGTGGGACATTAATTGTCACATATGAGGATTTTAATGTAACCATTATGTGTTCGAAAATAGCTCAAGGGACAATCTCTTCCGAAATTCATGGAGAGAAGGGAACATTAACCATGGATCATCTTGCTCCAATTCAATCGTTGGAATTGTATGACCTAAAATCGAAGGAAACGCAGGAACTCGCAAAGCCGCAGTCTGATTTGGATATGGTATATGAGGTAGAGGCATTTGTGAAAATGATTGAAGAGAATGATAATGCGTATCATGATTGGTTATTGGAAAGAAGCCGCCACGTTGTGAGTGGACTGGAAAAGGCAAGGAAGAAACAGGGTATATTATTTCCTGGAGAGTAA
- a CDS encoding alpha/beta hydrolase yields the protein MKKKYMISITSSLIMIIGVVAILYTPNKAKSEHYNGPPTVFVHGYKGTSNSFGFMLKRFENIYNWGNKGLVYHVSAEGKVQEYNLSKGNGEPMFVQVVLEDNRASFKDSTEWLSNALYHMKEKYEVELINLVGHSMGGIVSLKYVQNFNEESYPNVHKLITIGSPVDGIYSKDYFKVHRDAGAKDLKPGSRALDLLHDRTIPENIEVLSIGSTGDGIAVPESVQALRSIIPNEQLEEVMIENKKLGHSALHENRRVDKLIYAFLWQDELA from the coding sequence TTGAAGAAAAAATACATGATAAGCATTACATCATCTTTGATTATGATAATCGGTGTCGTAGCCATTTTATATACACCGAATAAAGCGAAATCTGAGCATTACAATGGCCCGCCAACTGTCTTTGTTCATGGTTATAAAGGAACATCAAATTCTTTCGGCTTCATGCTGAAACGATTCGAAAACATTTATAATTGGGGAAATAAAGGGTTGGTATATCATGTTTCCGCCGAAGGGAAAGTTCAAGAATATAACCTTAGTAAAGGAAACGGTGAACCTATGTTTGTTCAGGTGGTTCTTGAAGATAATCGTGCCAGTTTTAAAGATAGTACCGAGTGGTTATCGAATGCCTTGTATCATATGAAAGAAAAATATGAGGTGGAATTAATTAATCTTGTTGGCCATTCGATGGGTGGAATCGTTTCGCTAAAATACGTACAGAACTTTAACGAAGAGTCCTATCCAAATGTTCATAAACTAATAACGATTGGAAGTCCTGTTGACGGTATTTACAGCAAAGATTATTTTAAAGTTCATCGGGATGCAGGAGCAAAAGATTTAAAGCCAGGATCACGAGCACTTGACTTATTGCATGACCGAACCATACCAGAAAATATTGAGGTACTCAGTATTGGTAGCACGGGAGATGGGATTGCGGTGCCCGAAAGTGTGCAGGCATTACGATCTATCATACCGAATGAGCAATTAGAGGAAGTAATGATTGAAAATAAGAAACTTGGGCATAGTGCATTACATGAGAATCGACGAGTAGATAAATTAATTTACGCTTTTCTGTGGCAAGATGAGCTAGCATAA
- a CDS encoding ketopantoate reductase family protein, protein MHIVVFGAGALGTYVGARLEEAGEDVTFLVREGRAQQIQKNGLYIWSAKGDYEIINPRVITDPNDARDVDLVLISVKGYHLPATLDNLKVLTEKGAYVLPVLNGIEHIETLKIHLGSDSVIGGLSFIMATLNDEGHVIHSSDFHDLIIGELEPTQSTICTKFEEISQKANMHATRSDSISLELWNKYMFINALSGITTATNLPIGPIRANKETFYVAEKVLREMKMLANAYGVQVSEADLETAKTKLWRLSKEATSSMHQDRRKDTTLEVEHLHGGAIRLAEKAGIDLPYTQTIYGIIKPFENG, encoded by the coding sequence ATGCATATTGTTGTTTTTGGGGCTGGAGCTTTAGGAACTTATGTCGGAGCACGTTTGGAGGAAGCGGGTGAAGACGTAACCTTTTTGGTGCGAGAAGGAAGAGCACAGCAAATACAAAAAAATGGTCTATATATTTGGAGTGCAAAAGGAGATTATGAAATAATAAATCCAAGAGTTATTACAGATCCGAATGATGCTCGAGATGTTGATCTTGTTCTTATAAGTGTAAAAGGCTATCATCTACCTGCAACGCTGGACAATTTGAAGGTATTAACCGAAAAAGGGGCTTATGTTCTACCTGTATTGAATGGTATCGAGCATATAGAAACCTTGAAGATTCATCTAGGTAGTGATTCCGTGATTGGCGGCCTTTCGTTTATTATGGCAACTTTAAATGATGAAGGACATGTCATCCATTCTAGTGATTTTCATGATCTGATTATTGGTGAATTAGAACCGACACAATCAACCATTTGTACTAAATTTGAAGAGATTTCCCAAAAAGCAAATATGCATGCTACGCGCAGTGATTCTATTTCTTTAGAACTTTGGAACAAGTATATGTTTATCAATGCTCTTTCCGGTATTACTACTGCTACGAACCTACCAATTGGACCGATTAGAGCGAATAAGGAAACGTTCTATGTCGCTGAAAAGGTTTTAAGGGAGATGAAAATGCTAGCAAATGCTTATGGTGTGCAAGTAAGTGAAGCTGATCTAGAGACTGCTAAGACTAAATTATGGCGTTTGAGTAAGGAAGCCACTTCTTCCATGCATCAGGATCGACGTAAGGACACAACGCTTGAAGTGGAACACCTACATGGGGGCGCCATTCGGCTAGCTGAAAAAGCGGGAATAGACCTGCCGTATACACAAACAATCTATGGAATAATAAAACCATTTGAAAATGGATAA
- the ehuD gene encoding ectoine/hydroxyectoine ABC transporter permease subunit EhuD, producing the protein MNNNSWSWETFFDAFPIVIQGIGITLGLTIACYLFALLFGFVWTLLRRVPNKPFHWVVTWIMEFIRSTPPLVQLFFIYYAWPMIPVIGVTLSPFTSAVLGLGIHFSTYIGEVYRSGIDSVDKGQWEASRALNFSTRQKWTRIVLPQAIPPTVPMLGNYLIIMFKEVPLASTIGVVGILQMANNYGAQHWTYIEPLTIVAILFLVMSYPSAILIRKLENKVNGNFNKKSALSTMEKGGAA; encoded by the coding sequence ATGAATAACAATAGCTGGAGCTGGGAAACATTCTTTGACGCCTTCCCTATCGTTATTCAAGGTATTGGAATAACGTTAGGCTTAACAATCGCGTGTTACTTATTCGCATTACTATTTGGTTTTGTATGGACACTTTTAAGAAGAGTACCAAATAAACCCTTTCATTGGGTTGTTACATGGATAATGGAATTTATTCGTTCCACTCCACCACTTGTTCAATTATTCTTTATTTATTATGCATGGCCAATGATCCCTGTTATTGGGGTAACCTTAAGTCCGTTTACAAGTGCTGTATTAGGTCTTGGTATACATTTTAGTACGTATATTGGAGAGGTTTATCGTTCAGGCATTGACAGTGTCGACAAAGGCCAATGGGAAGCTTCCCGTGCATTAAATTTTTCAACAAGACAAAAATGGACTAGAATTGTATTACCGCAAGCGATACCGCCGACTGTACCAATGCTTGGAAATTACTTGATTATCATGTTTAAGGAAGTTCCACTGGCATCTACAATTGGTGTAGTAGGTATCCTGCAAATGGCTAACAATTACGGGGCACAGCATTGGACTTATATTGAGCCATTAACGATTGTGGCAATTCTATTCCTAGTAATGAGTTATCCATCTGCTATTCTAATTAGAAAGTTAGAGAATAAAGTTAATGGAAACTTTAACAAAAAATCAGCGTTAAGCACCATGGAAAAAGGGGGAGCGGCCTAA
- the ehuC gene encoding ectoine/hydroxyectoine ABC transporter permease subunit EhuC — MTINAIIEIFPVLMQGITITITVLLASAFFGYSMAFISGLCRLSNNIVLRKFTGFYVEVFRGTSLIVQLFWLYYAIPILFGIELGSNWWAGVIAIALNYGAYMSEVVRGSILSVANGQKEAATALNMSGFQRMRLVILPQAVRMMLPEFGNYLIQMLKATSLVSLIGMTDILYYGDILRSNDLSQAPVVYLLVLVFYFIMALPLIWLTRKMEQISKKGVAS, encoded by the coding sequence ATGACAATTAATGCGATAATTGAGATATTCCCAGTGTTAATGCAAGGAATTACGATTACGATTACGGTACTTCTTGCTTCTGCCTTTTTTGGGTATTCGATGGCATTTATTTCCGGATTATGCCGCCTTTCAAATAATATTGTACTTCGTAAATTCACCGGTTTTTATGTAGAAGTATTCCGCGGTACTTCTTTAATCGTTCAATTATTTTGGTTATATTACGCAATCCCGATACTTTTTGGAATTGAACTTGGCAGTAATTGGTGGGCAGGTGTCATTGCCATCGCCTTAAACTATGGTGCATACATGTCTGAAGTTGTACGCGGGTCGATTCTTTCCGTAGCTAACGGACAAAAAGAAGCTGCCACAGCACTTAATATGTCAGGTTTTCAACGGATGCGCCTTGTTATTTTGCCGCAAGCCGTACGTATGATGTTACCCGAATTCGGTAATTACCTTATCCAAATGTTAAAAGCTACATCACTCGTATCGTTAATTGGTATGACAGATATATTATATTATGGAGATATATTAAGAAGCAACGATTTGTCACAGGCACCAGTTGTGTATCTGTTAGTGCTCGTATTCTACTTTATTATGGCACTTCCATTAATATGGTTAACCCGTAAAATGGAGCAAATTTCCAAGAAAGGGGTGGCTAGTTAA
- a CDS encoding histidinol-phosphatase HisJ family protein, whose product MFDYHIHSDFSADCETPMEKTIEQAMKIGVEELCFTEHIDYEYPDESIVFEFNLDRYDKKIKEMQEAYGEQVRIKKGIEIGVQPHLLSRYESLMQKEVFDFVICSMHTTEKKDLHSGNFYKNYTIDEAFQLYYEELLYCVKNYKDFDVLGHVDLVKRYTKEKSSKDFHDILTEIFKEIIPQGKGIEWNTSGVRHGMKSAMPSIDIVKLYKECGGEIITIGSDSHVDSTLAYHYKDTLESLQSIGFDYVTTFSDRKPEFHLIQNLK is encoded by the coding sequence ATGTTTGATTATCATATTCATAGTGATTTTTCAGCAGATTGTGAGACACCAATGGAGAAGACGATTGAGCAAGCGATGAAAATAGGGGTAGAGGAACTTTGTTTTACCGAGCATATAGATTACGAGTATCCGGATGAGTCTATTGTATTCGAATTCAATTTGGATAGGTACGATAAAAAAATAAAAGAAATGCAAGAAGCTTACGGGGAACAGGTGCGAATAAAAAAAGGAATTGAAATAGGTGTACAGCCACATTTATTGAGCAGGTATGAATCGCTGATGCAAAAAGAGGTATTTGATTTTGTGATTTGTTCGATGCATACAACAGAGAAAAAGGATTTACATTCTGGTAATTTTTACAAAAACTATACAATCGACGAGGCTTTTCAACTATACTATGAGGAGCTTTTATATTGTGTAAAGAACTATAAAGACTTTGATGTTCTAGGACATGTGGATTTGGTTAAACGTTACACAAAGGAGAAGAGTTCCAAGGATTTTCATGATATTCTCACCGAAATTTTCAAGGAAATTATTCCTCAAGGGAAGGGGATTGAATGGAATACATCTGGTGTTAGGCATGGTATGAAAAGCGCTATGCCCAGTATAGATATAGTGAAATTATACAAAGAATGTGGTGGAGAAATCATAACGATTGGATCAGATTCACATGTCGACTCAACCCTTGCATACCACTATAAGGATACCTTGGAGAGCCTTCAGTCTATTGGTTTTGATTATGTAACTACATTCTCAGACCGGAAGCCTGAATTTCATTTGATTCAAAATCTAAAATAA
- the ehuB gene encoding ectoine/hydroxyectoine ABC transporter substrate-binding protein EhuB: MRKLLLTLVLLLAVVMLAACGGSDEETGGENGDNGNGGDNADTEESGESSDGEDRLAELQEAGTVTVGFANEEPYGYQGDDGELKGAAVDIAEAVFAELGVDEMDSQLQDFSQLIPGLNAGQYDLVTAGMAITPDRCENAIFAEPEMVYGEGVVVQAGNPLGIESYEDIANNPDIRVSVMSGATEIGYLETTGVSDDQVTNAPDIPATFSAVQADRADVTTATEMTLRLAMETSDESELEFVENFEQPDIEGVPSYGAPAFHPDNADLRDAYNEALEGLKEDGTVADLLEANGFDPESNFVAAGEVTAESVCSGENY, from the coding sequence ATGAGAAAATTATTACTTACTTTAGTATTATTGCTAGCCGTTGTCATGCTAGCTGCTTGCGGGGGATCTGATGAAGAAACAGGCGGCGAAAATGGGGATAATGGAAATGGCGGAGATAATGCTGATACAGAAGAAAGTGGAGAAAGTTCAGATGGGGAAGATCGACTAGCAGAATTACAGGAAGCAGGTACGGTAACAGTTGGTTTTGCAAATGAAGAACCGTACGGATATCAAGGAGACGATGGGGAACTAAAAGGGGCAGCGGTTGATATAGCAGAAGCCGTTTTTGCTGAGCTTGGCGTTGATGAAATGGATTCCCAACTACAGGATTTCAGCCAATTAATCCCTGGACTAAATGCAGGACAATATGATCTTGTTACTGCAGGGATGGCAATCACACCGGATCGTTGTGAAAATGCAATATTTGCTGAGCCGGAAATGGTATACGGCGAGGGGGTTGTCGTTCAGGCAGGAAACCCGTTAGGTATAGAAAGCTATGAGGATATTGCTAATAATCCTGATATTAGGGTTTCGGTAATGTCTGGCGCGACAGAAATTGGCTATTTAGAAACAACAGGTGTAAGTGATGATCAAGTAACAAATGCCCCAGATATTCCAGCAACATTTTCTGCTGTTCAAGCAGATAGGGCTGACGTTACAACAGCAACAGAAATGACACTTCGACTAGCAATGGAAACTTCTGATGAATCAGAACTTGAATTCGTAGAGAACTTTGAACAGCCAGATATTGAGGGTGTGCCAAGCTATGGAGCACCAGCTTTTCATCCAGATAATGCCGATCTTCGTGATGCATACAATGAAGCGCTTGAAGGATTAAAAGAAGATGGTACAGTAGCTGATCTGTTAGAGGCGAATGGGTTTGACCCAGAAAGTAATTTCGTAGCTGCAGGAGAAGTTACTGCAGAATCAGTATGTAGCGGGGAAAATTACTAA
- the ehuA gene encoding ectoine/hydroxyectoine ABC transporter ATP-binding protein EhuA has protein sequence MLEPIVQFKDIHKSFGDVKVLTGIDLDIKPAEKVAVIGPSGSGKTTIIRMLMTLETPTSGDIIVDGVNLWKMEKKGKTVQANEKHLREVRDEIGMVFQHFNLFPHMSILKNCMSALIHVRKVDKEEAQKRSTEMLEKVGLGDKLEMFPSQLSGGQKQRVAMARALVMRPKVMLFDEVTSALDPELVGEVLEVIRDLANEGEMAMILVTHEMEFALDIADKVLFLDDGVIAEQGPPSQVLEHSTNERLQSFLHRFRR, from the coding sequence ATGTTAGAACCTATTGTACAATTTAAAGATATTCACAAATCATTTGGCGATGTTAAAGTTTTAACAGGAATTGACCTGGATATTAAACCAGCTGAAAAAGTTGCTGTTATCGGACCAAGTGGTTCTGGTAAGACGACAATTATTCGCATGTTAATGACATTGGAAACACCTACATCTGGTGACATCATCGTCGATGGAGTTAACCTTTGGAAAATGGAAAAGAAAGGCAAAACGGTTCAAGCGAATGAAAAACATCTAAGAGAAGTACGTGACGAAATAGGGATGGTCTTCCAACACTTTAACCTGTTCCCGCATATGTCAATTTTAAAAAACTGTATGTCAGCACTAATCCATGTTCGGAAAGTGGATAAAGAAGAAGCACAGAAGCGATCCACCGAAATGCTGGAAAAAGTAGGACTCGGAGATAAGCTGGAGATGTTCCCAAGTCAACTCTCCGGTGGACAGAAACAGCGTGTAGCAATGGCAAGAGCACTGGTTATGCGTCCAAAAGTCATGTTATTCGATGAGGTAACTTCAGCACTTGACCCTGAATTAGTAGGAGAAGTTCTTGAAGTAATCCGCGATCTTGCTAATGAAGGTGAAATGGCAATGATCCTCGTTACACACGAAATGGAATTTGCACTTGATATTGCCGATAAAGTCTTATTCCTGGATGACGGAGTTATTGCTGAGCAAGGCCCTCCAAGCCAGGTGCTTGAACACTCTACGAACGAGCGACTGCAAAGTTTCTTGCATCGTTTCAGAAGATAA
- the murB gene encoding UDP-N-acetylmuramate dehydrogenase, which yields MKEKLINITSKKNVMVNEHLRNHTYTHLGGKADFLVTPETYEQVQEIVKLANREAIDFTLLGNGSNLIVKDGGIRGIVMNLQKLTSIKTDGTIMVAQSGARIIDVSREALGKHLAGLEFACGIPGSVGGALFMNAGAYGGEVKDVLESTIVVDREGNLLNLNADELDLEYRKSNIPDNGYIVLEATFSLKEGKYDAIKATMDDLTYKRESKQPLEYPSCGSVFKRPPGYFAGKLIQDSELQGEQIGGAQVSLKHAGFIVNRSDASAKEYIDLIHHVQDTVKTKFGVNLEREVKIIGEDL from the coding sequence ATGAAAGAAAAATTAATAAATATAACATCAAAGAAAAATGTGATGGTGAATGAACACTTGAGAAACCATACGTATACCCATCTTGGTGGCAAGGCGGATTTTTTAGTAACACCGGAAACCTATGAACAAGTACAGGAAATCGTGAAGCTCGCAAATCGTGAAGCAATTGATTTTACGTTACTGGGCAATGGATCTAATTTAATTGTAAAAGATGGCGGTATTCGCGGAATTGTTATGAACCTGCAGAAATTAACGTCGATTAAAACAGATGGCACCATTATGGTCGCGCAAAGTGGGGCAAGAATAATTGATGTTTCTCGGGAAGCTTTAGGTAAGCATCTCGCTGGATTAGAGTTTGCTTGTGGCATTCCAGGTTCCGTAGGTGGAGCATTATTTATGAATGCAGGAGCATACGGAGGGGAAGTTAAGGATGTTCTTGAAAGTACAATTGTGGTTGATCGAGAAGGGAATCTGCTAAATCTGAACGCTGATGAACTAGACTTGGAATATCGCAAGAGTAATATTCCTGATAATGGATATATCGTTTTAGAAGCTACGTTTTCTTTAAAAGAAGGAAAATACGATGCAATAAAAGCCACGATGGATGACCTAACCTATAAACGTGAATCGAAACAACCGTTGGAATATCCATCCTGTGGTAGTGTATTTAAACGCCCACCAGGGTACTTTGCCGGGAAATTGATTCAGGACAGTGAATTGCAGGGAGAGCAAATCGGAGGCGCTCAAGTATCGCTGAAACACGCAGGCTTTATTGTGAATAGAAGCGATGCCTCCGCCAAAGAGTATATTGATTTGATTCACCATGTGCAAGATACAGTTAAAACAAAATTTGGTGTCAACCTCGAACGCGAAGTGAAGATTATCGGAGAAGATCTGTAA
- the hisZ gene encoding ATP phosphoribosyltransferase regulatory subunit, which translates to MQPYIIDNSQDTSVEDFQVRDNLVRTLKNRFTTYGYKQIQTSTFESYDLYSSISGTVNKDEMIKVVDTSGKVMVLRPDVTIPISRMTALNKQSRSTNNTRVFYVMDVFRQAFEQEDQKEKTQAGIEYFGENTPQSNAEVLMLAIHTLKDLGFSNFKIEIGHAGLFKELVKQALIQPEELDVLLSLIQSKNTAEIEPFLKNLAIDTDLQEAIQAIPLMYGDPLNVIQQAKKIIRNEEMQAILQNLIDVYDVLKDFQAEDSVVFNLGLINNMNYYSGIIFQGFVDNIGKPILMGGRYDNLSDQYNEQIPAIGFAFEIELLLHALSQQGLAQRKQPSVDMVIYYELTRQKDALYAAYRLREAGYQIVTFPTSTIHPEDTRSLFTVRYEAKQQVVYQNQEVPFVDVEELIDLLQEERLLS; encoded by the coding sequence GTGCAACCATATATAATTGATAACAGCCAAGATACTAGTGTTGAAGATTTTCAAGTAAGAGATAACCTTGTACGCACATTAAAAAATCGCTTTACTACTTACGGCTATAAACAAATACAGACGTCTACTTTTGAATCGTATGATTTGTATTCCAGCATCTCCGGTACGGTAAATAAAGATGAAATGATAAAAGTTGTAGATACATCTGGGAAAGTGATGGTACTTCGGCCTGATGTGACCATTCCGATAAGTAGAATGACTGCATTAAACAAACAAAGCAGATCCACCAATAACACGCGTGTTTTTTATGTAATGGATGTATTTCGACAAGCATTTGAACAAGAAGACCAAAAAGAAAAAACACAAGCCGGTATTGAATATTTCGGCGAAAACACGCCACAAAGCAACGCAGAAGTACTCATGCTCGCGATCCACACATTGAAAGACTTAGGTTTTTCAAATTTTAAAATAGAAATTGGCCATGCGGGCTTATTTAAAGAACTCGTTAAACAAGCACTCATACAACCAGAGGAATTGGACGTCCTCCTTTCCCTTATACAATCAAAAAACACAGCAGAAATAGAACCATTTCTCAAAAATTTAGCTATCGATACGGATTTACAAGAAGCTATACAGGCCATTCCATTAATGTACGGTGATCCCTTAAATGTAATTCAGCAGGCGAAGAAAATTATTCGCAATGAAGAAATGCAAGCCATCCTGCAAAACTTGATCGACGTATATGATGTACTGAAGGATTTCCAAGCAGAAGATTCTGTCGTTTTCAACCTTGGATTAATTAATAATATGAATTATTACTCTGGAATTATTTTTCAAGGATTTGTTGATAACATTGGCAAGCCCATCTTAATGGGCGGACGATACGATAATTTAAGTGATCAATACAACGAACAGATACCAGCGATTGGTTTTGCCTTTGAAATTGAGCTTCTATTACATGCGCTAAGCCAGCAAGGGTTAGCACAGCGTAAGCAACCGTCTGTAGATATGGTTATCTATTATGAGCTAACTAGACAAAAGGATGCCTTATATGCTGCCTATCGATTACGCGAAGCGGGATATCAGATCGTAACATTCCCAACTAGCACGATTCACCCTGAGGACACACGCTCTTTATTCACTGTACGTTATGAAGCGAAGCAGCAGGTCGTTTATCAGAATCAAGAAGTACCATTCGTTGACGTGGAAGAACTAATTGACCTACTTCAAGAGGAAAGGCTCTTATCATAA
- the hisG gene encoding ATP phosphoribosyltransferase, which produces MDYITLALAKGRTAKDTFKLLETAGIYFNDFHEKSRKLVFYNDDQSLKLIFVKAVDVPTYVEKGAADIGIVGKDNILEAQADVYEMLDLKLGKCKFVVAGKYPESDPEKKRNLTIASKYPTIAKKHFEKKGTSIETVKLNGAVELAPLIGLSDMIVDIVETGNTIDENGLTIFEEIESISTRLIVNKASFATKSASINLFINNLKSALE; this is translated from the coding sequence TTGGATTATATTACACTCGCATTGGCAAAAGGCCGAACGGCCAAAGACACATTCAAACTTTTAGAAACAGCTGGTATTTACTTTAACGATTTTCACGAGAAAAGCAGAAAATTGGTCTTTTATAATGATGATCAAAGCCTAAAATTAATTTTTGTTAAAGCTGTTGATGTACCGACATACGTTGAAAAAGGGGCGGCGGATATTGGTATTGTTGGGAAAGACAACATTTTAGAAGCACAGGCTGACGTATATGAAATGCTCGATTTAAAACTAGGGAAATGTAAATTTGTTGTTGCTGGTAAATACCCGGAATCGGATCCGGAAAAGAAGCGGAACCTGACGATCGCATCAAAATACCCTACTATTGCCAAAAAACACTTTGAAAAAAAAGGAACCTCCATTGAAACCGTAAAATTAAATGGGGCCGTTGAACTCGCTCCACTTATTGGCTTATCCGATATGATTGTCGATATCGTTGAAACAGGAAACACAATCGACGAAAATGGGTTAACGATTTTCGAAGAGATAGAGTCTATTAGCACGAGATTAATTGTAAATAAAGCTAGCTTTGCGACTAAATCTGCTTCTATAAACCTTTTTATAAATAATTTAAAATCTGCCTTGGAGTGA